The Gracilibacillus caseinilyticus genome segment GCCTTCGTCACAATCTCTTCTACAACATCGGCTCGCTTATCATGCATAGCTATTAACAATGCATCTTTTTGTTTATCTGAAAAAGAATAATCTGTTATTAATGTCTCAAAAATGCCGGTATGACCAAGCTCGATCACATACGAATCGATCGCTAAATTCTTTAAATAAGCTACAGCTGTCAAAAGACTTTCTGCTTCACCAAAAAAACGATCCGCATGTACAATTTCAATCCCCGCTTGACGACTTTCTGTTTCTTCCTTATCGAAACGAAAAACACTGCCCTGATAGGACCACTTCTGTTCTGAAGGATGCTGGCCGGCAATCGCGCGTGCAACAGCTGCAGTCCAGTCTGGCCGTAACACTTCGATCTCACCTTCACCATTAAACCATTTAAGCATGGAATGTAGGTCCATACCTGCAACATCGTTCGTAAATGTGTCTGCATACTCCACTACCGGAGTAGAGATTGATTTGAAATTACGTTTTTTGGTTACAAGACGAAAAATCTCTGACGCGCGTAACCTATTTGATATTTGATTTCCTGTTTCGTCCTGGCTTCCTGCTGGTAAAAACATGTCCGTTCACATCCTATTACGCTTTATTGTTTTACCGCTCTACTGCAGTAAAGTGTTTGGTTGACTTTAACATTATCATAAGCGCTGTTATTTTGTCAATAAGTGCTTTTCATTTTACATTAAACCATATACAATAGAAAGAACATTCAAAAGCAAAAGGAGGATTTTCATGAATATTACTGGCGATTATCATGTACATACCGCATTTTGTCCCCATGGTTCTAACGACAAAATCGAAGCATATATTGAACAAGCGATAAATAAAGGTTTAACTGAATTAAGTTTTACAGAACATGCGCCTCTTCCAAAAGCCTTCACTGATCCCACACCAGATAAGGACAGTGCCATGAAGTGGGCTGATCTGGACGGATATATTCAAACCATCGAAAAAGTAAAAAAAGACTATCAAGCTCAGCTAAAAATTAACGTAGGTTTTGAAGTGGATTATATCGAAGGCTATGAATCAGCAATTACAAGCTTTTTAAATGATTATGGCAGCGTGATCGATGATGCGATCCTTTCTGTGCATATGCTAAAAACAAATACTGATGATTATGTATGTGTAGACTTCAGTGTTGAAGAATTTGCTCGGATAATCCAATTATTTGGAAGTGTAGAAGCAGTCTATGACAGCTATTATCAGACATTAGAAAAAGCGATAGTTGCTGATCTAGGTCCTTTCAAACCAAATCGGATTGGTCATTTGACCTTGATCCACAAATACCAACGTAAATATGCGGTGGATCAAGGTTACCAATTAACGATTGAACGTTTGTTAGACTTAATGAAAAAAAATAAATTAGAGCTTGATGTGAACACTTCGGGCTTGTATAAAGAGGAATGCTTGGAACTGTATCCCCCACAAGCCATTGTTGATCTTGCTTTACAAAAAGGTATCCCTCTCAAACCTGGTTCAGACAGCCATACCGCTAAGACGATCACCAGAGGATTCAATAAGCTCTTACCTCTTGAAAATTAGTAAGAACCTTAAAATAGACTAAACACCTAGTTTACATAATAAATATTATGTAAACTAGAGTGGCTGATATTTTTCGTCTGTCTCAAGTATCTTCAAAAAATAGAAATTCCACGCCATACGTAAAAATTAGAATGTACCAAGTAAGAAAAACTTCGGCACTCGCTAAAAGACAATGCGAATGCCGTTTTTTAAAAAAATTGGTAAAACAATTCATTCAACAAAACTGACTTATATAATGTTTCTATTTTGAAGAATTCGTGTGATCTGTTGTTCAACCTCCAGTAATTCTTCTTTATTTTGTTCAGATTGCTGCTGTCCGTCAATGATTTGCTGGTAATATCCATTCGCTTCTGTTACATACTCAGCCCAAAGATCTTGGTCTAACTGCACCCATTGATCATAATAAAACTTGCTTAATTGTTCTTTTTTCTCTTCCACTGCTATTTTCCATTGTTCCATCAAAACAGGAGCAATTTGATCCTGTAATTGATCTCTGCCACCTTGTGCAAAGAATGTTTTTGAGTCTTTATATTGATTCGCCCATTTGTCAATAGATTGTCGCTCTAAATTAAGTCCTTGTTCTGCTATTTCTGGCTGTTCCAGGTCCACATTTTCAAGTTGAGAGAAGGAAAATCCTTGATCCACTTGTTTTGCTTCTTTCTGCAAATCAACATGTAGCTGTTGTAAGGACTGCAGGAAGACTTGTTCCAGACGAATAACAATCGCTTGAAATTCATGTAAAAATCGCTGATTTAACGCTTTGATTAAGTGATCTAAGCCCTTTTCTAGTTCTTTTTTTCCTTTTCGTCCATTCGATTGAATAGCTCCGGGATGGATA includes the following:
- a CDS encoding ATP phosphoribosyltransferase regulatory subunit, with translation MFLPAGSQDETGNQISNRLRASEIFRLVTKKRNFKSISTPVVEYADTFTNDVAGMDLHSMLKWFNGEGEIEVLRPDWTAAVARAIAGQHPSEQKWSYQGSVFRFDKEETESRQAGIEIVHADRFFGEAESLLTAVAYLKNLAIDSYVIELGHTGIFETLITDYSFSDKQKDALLIAMHDKRADVVEEIVTKAGHEQLSDSLLALIDAYGSKEIIDDYRKRWAGHDDLTAILTHIERLIDLLEASGVTEVIVDLGRVKNLPYYDGIMFRGFLTNDGSTCFSGGRYDRLYEQFEQKTSAVGLAFYVDVLAKHMKAETEPEKICILASPKTHAIAEQFRMELDEQVVDIQYELKVGVKYHRTYQVVEKDNEYKVVER
- the hisJ gene encoding histidinol-phosphatase HisJ; protein product: MNITGDYHVHTAFCPHGSNDKIEAYIEQAINKGLTELSFTEHAPLPKAFTDPTPDKDSAMKWADLDGYIQTIEKVKKDYQAQLKINVGFEVDYIEGYESAITSFLNDYGSVIDDAILSVHMLKTNTDDYVCVDFSVEEFARIIQLFGSVEAVYDSYYQTLEKAIVADLGPFKPNRIGHLTLIHKYQRKYAVDQGYQLTIERLLDLMKKNKLELDVNTSGLYKEECLELYPPQAIVDLALQKGIPLKPGSDSHTAKTITRGFNKLLPLEN